From Romeriopsis navalis LEGE 11480, the proteins below share one genomic window:
- the leuB gene encoding 3-isopropylmalate dehydrogenase, producing the protein MTQNYRITLLPGDGIGPEIMAVTVEALKKLGAQFDLSFEFVTALIGGSAIDATGSPLPEATLETCRQSDSVLLAAIGGYKWDNVPRAQRPETGLLGLRSGLQLFANLRPATILPQLADASSLKREVVEGVDIMVVRELTGGIYFGAPKGLFTTEAGEQRGVNTMGYTVTEIDRIAKVAFETAQKRQKKLCSVDKANVLEVSQLWRDRVNAMAPSYSDVEVTHMYVDNAAMQLVRNPKQFDTIVTGNLFGDILSDIAAMLTGSIGMLPSASLGADGPGVYEPVHGSAPDIAGQDKANPLAQVLSAAMMLRYDLNQPAAADALETAVMQVLDQGYRTGDIAAAGDQIVGCQAIGAALLKALD; encoded by the coding sequence ATGACACAGAACTATCGCATCACTTTGCTACCTGGCGACGGCATTGGCCCGGAAATTATGGCCGTGACCGTTGAGGCCTTGAAAAAACTCGGAGCGCAGTTTGATCTGAGCTTTGAATTTGTCACCGCGTTGATTGGCGGTAGCGCGATCGATGCCACGGGCAGTCCTCTCCCAGAGGCAACGCTCGAAACCTGTCGCCAGAGTGATTCCGTTCTGCTAGCGGCGATCGGCGGTTATAAGTGGGATAACGTGCCCCGCGCCCAACGTCCAGAAACCGGGCTGCTGGGTCTACGATCCGGCCTCCAATTATTTGCCAACTTACGGCCCGCCACAATTTTGCCCCAGTTAGCGGATGCCTCTAGTCTCAAGCGCGAGGTCGTCGAAGGCGTCGATATTATGGTCGTGCGCGAACTCACCGGGGGAATTTACTTCGGTGCACCCAAAGGCTTGTTTACAACCGAAGCTGGTGAACAACGTGGCGTAAATACCATGGGTTACACCGTGACGGAAATTGATCGGATTGCGAAAGTCGCATTTGAAACGGCCCAGAAACGCCAGAAAAAACTCTGCTCCGTCGATAAAGCCAATGTTTTGGAAGTGTCACAACTCTGGCGCGATCGAGTCAATGCCATGGCCCCGTCCTATTCCGATGTCGAAGTCACCCATATGTATGTGGATAATGCCGCCATGCAGCTCGTCCGCAATCCGAAGCAGTTTGATACGATCGTCACCGGTAATCTGTTCGGGGACATCCTCTCGGATATTGCCGCAATGCTCACCGGCAGTATTGGCATGTTGCCATCCGCCAGTCTGGGAGCTGACGGCCCGGGCGTCTATGAGCCGGTACATGGCTCAGCACCCGATATTGCCGGCCAAGATAAAGCCAATCCCTTGGCGCAAGTTTTGAGTGCAGCGATGATGCTGCGCTATGACCTCAATCAGCCAGCCGCAGCCGACGCCCTCGAAACAGCTGTTATGCAAGTGCTCGATCAAGGGTATCGCACCGGTGATATTGCAGCAGCCGGCGACCAAATTGTCGGGTGCCAAGCAATTGGGGCAGCTTTACTGAAAGCCTTGGATTAA